GCGGCTTCTGCCAACGTGATCAATCTGCAGCAGCGCGTTGCCGGTGTGCTGCCGGTGCGAGTGGATGTGCCGCGGGCCGGCAACTCTTACAGCTTCGTGAGGCCGCTGGTGCTCGATGAAGAAACCAAGGTGACGTTCAGTTACAACAGCCGGTGAAGAATGCAGCCATGAACGCGCAATACTACAACCCGTGAGAGATTCACAAGAGATGGCACTTCTTCCTGTTAGTATATGTGGCTTGGGAGGAGCCAGGTGGCGGTTTCGATAGCCTTGGTTGCGCTTGGCGCGGACGCGAAAATTTCTATCGCCGATGTTCAACGCGACCTCAACACAAACTGGTCCAATCTGCCGGATGCCGAAGGCATAGAGGAAAAGGATGGCATTTTCTCATTTCGCATCTCTGGTTCAGACATTTTTCTGGCGTCGATGCAGGCGCCCATTCCGTGGTCTGATTTGGAAGGTCCGTGTGCCACCAGCATTCTTTGGCCGGATGCTGCAAAGCAGTTGCGCGAGCACAAATCCCATTGGATGGTAACCATCTCTGCAGACTCCCCGCCCGTCGAACGTGCGAAACTGCTGACGCAGGTCACAGCGGCGGTAATAGGAACGTGTCCGGCCGCGATCGGAGTCTACTGGGGAGGCGCAGCACTCGTGATTCCCCGCAAAATCTTCCTGGCCTTTGCCACCAAAATACTTCCTCAGGGACCGCCAATTCAGATCTGGGTTGATTTTCGCGTAGGCCGCAACCCGCAGGGCAAATCCTCCGGATTCACGCAAGGGCTTGCTCCTCTGGGATTCATGGAATTGGAAACCGAGAACTCCTCTGAGTCCCCAGCCAAGCTTCGCGAGCGCTTGTCTTTGATTGCAACATACCTGCTTGAAAAGGGGCCTGTAATTCGGGACCGGGATACAATTGGCGAAGATAAGAAAGAAAGAATCCGGGTTGTATATTCCAAGTCCGCGTTCGGGCATCCTAAAACGGTAATGCGCCTAGACTACGAAGCGATTTAAGAGGGAATATCGCAGGTCTTCAATTGCGAAACAGTTTCGCACAGGCCATCTGTTGTAGCACTGCCCTCGCTATTTCGCTCAGCACGACAACCTTAGCTCTGCTTATTCAATAACTGCCGCAGCACGTACTGCAGGATTCCGCCGTGGCGATAGTAGAGCGCCTCTTGCGGCGTATCAATGCGCACCAGAGCTTGGAAATCAACGGTCTTTCCGCCGGTCTGCACGGCGCTGACCTTCACCTTCTCGCCGCTTTTGAACTCGCCGTTCAGCAGGCTGGCGATGCCACTGATCTCGAAAACCTCTTCGCCGCTGAGGCCGAGAGAGTCGGCATTTTCTTTGGACAGGAACTGCAATGGCAACACACCCATGCCCACCAGGTTCGAGCGATGGATTCGCTCATAGCTCTCGGCGATGACTGCCTTCACGCCCAGCAACGACGGTCCTTTGCCGGCCCAGTCGCGCGAAGAGCCCGAGCCGTATTCTTTTCCAGCAAGAATGACCAGCGGCACGCCCTCTTGCTTGTATAGCTCCGACGCCTCGAAGATGGACATCGGTTTACCGTCAGGCAGATGCCGAGTCACGCCGCCCTCGGTGCCGGGCGCAACCAGGTTGCGCAGCCGCGTGTTGGCAAAGGTTCCGCGTACCATGACCTCGTGGTTGCCGCGTCGCGAGCCGTAGGAGTTGAAGTCGCCGACAGAGACGCCGTGTTCGATCAGATATTTTCCCGCGGTGCTGGCGGGTTTGATGGATCCGGCGGGCGAGATGTGATCGGTGGTAACGCTGTCGCCCAACTTGGCCAGCACGCGCGCTTTGCGGATATCCTGCACCGCGCCCGGCGTCTTCGGCATATTGTCGAAATAAGGAGCGCGCTTGATGTAGGTTGATTTCGGGTCCCAGGCAAAAGTTTCGCCACCAGGAACTTTCATGCTCTTCCACAAGTCGTCGCCGGCAAAAATTTCCGCGTAGTTTTTGCGGAACATTTCGGAGTCAATACATCCCAGCACGGTTTCCGCGACTTCTTTTTGCGTCGGCCAAATTTCTTTCAGATAAACCGGCTTGCCATCTTTGCCTGTGCCCAGGGGCTCGGTGACAAGGTCTTTCTCAATGTGTCCGGCGAGGGCATAAGCCACCACCAGCGGCGGGGACATAAGATAGTTGGCGCGCACCTCAGACTGGATGCGTCCTTCGAAGTTGCGGTTTCCGCTCAGCACCGAGGCCACAACCAGGTCATGCTCGGCGATTTGCTGGGTGATCTCCGCGGGCAGCGGGCCCGAGTTGCCAATGCACGTGGTGCAGCCGTAGCCCACGGTGTTGAAGCGCAACTCGTCCAGGTATTTTTCGAGTCCGGCTTTTCTAAAGTAATCGGTCACCACGCGCGAGCCCGGGGCGAGCGAAGTCTTGACCCAGGGAGGAGTCTTGAGTCCGCGCTCCACTGCTTTTTTGGCCAGCAGACCGGCAGCAACCATCACCGACGGATTCGATGTGTTGGTGCAACTGGTGATGGCGGCAATTACCACTGAACCGTGGCTGAGCTCTTCCATCTCCGCTACTGCAGATTTCTGCGCGTGCCGCACATCCTCTGATCCCACGGCGGTTCCACCACCGCCCTCAGATTCCAATCGCCGTACCCCGTTGTTGTTCGAGCCGGGTTTGCGCAGAGAAGGCAGGGCATCGTGGAACGATTTGCGCGCCTGCGAGAGCGGCACGCGGTCCTGCGGTCTCTTGGGACCAGCAATGCTCGGTTCCACGGTCGCCAAATCGAGTTCCACGACCTGCGAATACACCGGTTCGGCAGATTGCCTGGTGTGGAACAGGCCTTGTTCTTTGCAGTAGGCTTCCACCAATCCGATTTGCTCTTCCGAGCGTCCCGTCATGCGCAGGTAGCGCAGGGTTTCTTCATCCACGGGGAAGATGCCGCAGGTCGCGCCGTACTCGGGGGACATATTGCCAATGGTCGCCCTATCGGCCAGCGGCAGCGTGGAGAGGCCCGGCCCAAAGAACTCCACAAATTTGCCCACCACGCCGGTTTTGCGCAGCAACTCAGTTACGGTGAGGACGAGGTCAGTCGCGGTCGCGCCCTCGTGCAGCGCGCCGCTCAGACGGAAGCCCACCACTTGCGGAATCAGCATGGAAACCGGCTGCCCCAGCATGGCGGCCTCGGCCTCGATGCCGCCCACGCCCCATCCCAGCACGCCCAGGCCGTTGATCATGGTGGTGTGCGAATCGGTGCCCACCAGCGTGTCAGGATAAGCCGCCGCCTTGCCCTTTTCTGTATTCACGAAAACCACGCGCGCCAGGTATTCCAGGTTGATCTGGTGTACGATTCCCATATCGGGAGGCACAATGGCAAGGTTGCGAAACGCCGATTGTCCCCAGCGCAAGAATGCATAGCGCTCGCGGTTGCGCTGGAACTCCAGCGCAGCGTTCACGCTGAAAGCCTGCTTGCTGCCGAACTCATCCACCTGTACGGAGTGGTCAATTACCAGCTCGGCCGGCAGCAGCGGATTAATCAACCCAGGGTCGCCGCCCAGCTCTTTCATGGCATCGCGCATGGCGGCCAGATCCACCACGGCGGGAACGCCGGTGAAATCCTGCATGAGCACACGCGCCGGAGTAAAAGCAATTTCCTTGGAGGGAACAGCAGCCGGGTCCCAATGGGCCAGCGACTTGATATCGTCGGCGGTCACCGAGCGCCCGTTCTCGGTACGCAACAGGTTTTCCAAGAGCACGCGCAGCGAGTAGGGCAGGCGCGCAGTCGTGATGCCGGCCTTATCGAGCGCATCCAGCCGGTAGATTTCATATTCTTTGCCGCCCGTGCGCAAAGTAGCCTTGCTGTTAAAGCTGTTCATTCCGCCAACTCCTCTGAAACCTTCTATTATAGTTCGTTCAGTAGGTGAGTACTCAGCAATCAGCACCCACAGCAAGCCGGGGCAGGCTCAGCATTCAGCTAAAGCGCCCGGTTGTTATTGACGTCCTCAATGAATGCAGATGAATGATGAATGCAGATGAATGCAGCAGTAGGTTCCGAATCTCTTGCGTGCTACCATAGCTCCCCACCAAGGAGGCCGGAATGACTACGCGACGTTCTGTTCTCCAGAAAGCAGGCCATATGTGCGCCGCTGTGATTGCCAGCGCCAGTGCCGCTTCAGCGCTCGCCGCCGAGCAGCCCGAGAACTCCACGGGGCAGAGATTCCTGCTGGTAGGGCTGTGCGGTTCGGAAAATCCGACCCGTGCGAACTTTCCTTTCGTCTGGGCCGCGGCCCTGAAAGATGCAGGCAACGAGGTCCGCATCGAACTCGCGGGCGATGCAACCGTTCTCATGCGTACGCCGGTCTCCGACAGCGTCACGCCCGTTGGCTGGCCGCCTTTTAAAGAGGCCCTGGCCAAAGTCATCGAGCTGAAGATCCCAATCTTCGTTTGAGGGAAATGCGCGGCCGCCCGTGGGGTGGTCGAGGCCGACTTCGCGGGAAAGAATGCCCAGTTTACTAATCCGAAACTCACGGCCCAAACCATGGCCTGGGCCACAAAGGTTCTCGTGGTCTGAAGCAGTTATTGAGCTTAGCCCCTTTGCTAAATCGGTTACACGGTTACGCAAAAAAATAACACACATTTAGCCCACTACCCAAAATTGTGATAAACTCCTCCACTGTTTTTGCCCCTAAAAGCGGGGTGGGTCTTTCGCGCGTCCCTTAGGCAACCGTCAACCGGTAACCGCAATCACACGTTGCAGCCACTTGTAGTGTTTGATCCAGCAAGCCGAAAGGAGATCAAACCATGGAAGCCACTCGTCGAGATTTTCTGAAAGTCACCGCCCTCGGAGGCACCGGGCTCCTCATATTTGGGTTTGATCTGACGCCCGCCTACGCCCAGCTTCGCGAACTCAAAATTGCCCGCGCAACTGAAACGCGCTCCACCTGTCCTTATTGTTCGGTGAGCTGCGGCGTGCTCATTTATACGATTGGCGATAAGGCCAAGAACGTGACGCCGCAGGTGATCCACGTCGAGGGCGATCCCGATCATCCTATTAATCGTGGAACCTTGTGTCCCAAGGGGGCCTCGCTCGAGCAGGATATCCTCAACGAGCGCCGGCTTATGAAGCCGCAAGTCCGGCGGCCGGGTTCGGACCACTGGGAAGACATTGCCTGGGACCAGGCGATTGATGAGATCGCGCATTGGGTGAAGAAGACGCGCGACGCGACCTTTATCGAAAAGGACGCGGCCGGCCATACCGTCAACCGCTGCGAGAGCATTGCCTGGATTGGCGGTTGCACTGACACCAACGAATTCAACTATCTTGCCGGAAAAGCTATGCGCAGCCTGGGGGTCTGCTACCTGGAAACCCAGGCCCGTGTTTGACACGGCCCCACGGTCTCAAGTTTGGGACCAACTTTTGGGCGCGGAGCCATGACCAATGGCTACACCGATATCAAGAACACCGACATGATGCTGATCATGGGCGGGAACCCGGCGGAGAACCATCCGTGCGGCTTCAAGTGGGCCATCGAGGCCAAGCGTACCCGTAATGCAAAGATGATCGTGGTGGACCCGCGCTTCACGCGCACCGCTGCCACTGCCGACCTGTTCCTGCAGATTCGCGCCGGCGCCGATATTGCATTCCTGGGCGGAGTCATCCGCTACGCTATCGAAAACAATCGCATCGCCCACGAATACCTCACCAACTATACGAACGCCGCTTTCGTCGTGAAGGAAGGCTTCAAGCTGCCTGAGGACGGCTTGTACTCGGGCTTTGATCCGGCGACGCAGGTCTACGACAAATCCACGTGGAATTACCAGGAAGGCGGCGACCTGAGCGGCGCTGCTGCAAACGGGAGCGCTGCGCATAACGCTGCCGCGTCAAACCCGCCAAAGATAGCCCCGCCAGCCGCAACCCCCAAGCCCGCTGCCGCGGGAGCCAAACCTGCTGCACCACCGCCTCCGCCTGCGCTGCCTCCGAACGTAGCTTACGATCTCACCCTGCAGCATCCGCGTTGCGTGTATCAGTTGTTGCGGCAGCAGTATTCGCGCTACACGCCTGAGATGGTCGAGCGTATCACGGGCATCCCAAAAGACCAGTTCCTGAAGGCTGCCGATCTGTTCACCTCCGTCCGCAAAGATGGAGACATGAAGAAAGTCGCCACCATCATCTACGCCGTCGGCTGGACGCAGCATACCTTCGGCACGCAGATCATCCGCACCGCAGCGATGTTGCAATTGCTGCTGGGCAACGTAGGACGCGCCGGTGGCGGAGTGAACGCTCTGCGCGGCCACTCCAACATTCAGGGCGCAACGGATATGGGCGGCGTGTTTGACATCTGGCCGGGTTACTTAAAAGTCCCGAACCCAAATGATCTTGACCTGAAGACTTACCTCGATCGCGTTACACCCAAGCCTTCCAAGCCCGCTCCGTGGGATTCGTTCAACTACTGGGGCAACACGTCGAAGTTTGCCGTCTCTTATCTGAAAGCTATGTACGGCGACGCGGCGACAAAAGAAAACGACTGGGCGTTCGGATACATGCCCAAGGTTGATCGCAACTACTCCTGGACCTATATCTGGGACAACATGTACCGCGGCGCGGTGAAGGGAATGTTTGCCTTTGGCATGAACGGCGTGGCCATCGGGCCGGATTCGCACAAGAACATTGACGCGCTCAAGAAAGCCGATTGGCTCGTCGTGGGCGAGATTTACCCCGATGAGACCAGCGAATTCTGGAAGTCGCCGGGAATTACAACCGACGAGATGAAAAGCATCAACACAACCGTCTATCGGCTGGCCTGTGCGGGCTTCGCCGAAAAAGACGGGTCCATGACCAACTCGTCGCGCTGGTTGCAGTGGAAGAACGTTGCACTGCCTACGCCGGCCCAGGCCCGCCTCGATCAAGACATCGTGGCGCAAATTTTTCTCAAAACCCGCGAGCTTTACCAGAAAGAAGGCGGCAAGTTCCCTGACC
Above is a window of Terriglobales bacterium DNA encoding:
- a CDS encoding DUF4261 domain-containing protein — encoded protein: MAVSIALVALGADAKISIADVQRDLNTNWSNLPDAEGIEEKDGIFSFRISGSDIFLASMQAPIPWSDLEGPCATSILWPDAAKQLREHKSHWMVTISADSPPVERAKLLTQVTAAVIGTCPAAIGVYWGGAALVIPRKIFLAFATKILPQGPPIQIWVDFRVGRNPQGKSSGFTQGLAPLGFMELETENSSESPAKLRERLSLIATYLLEKGPVIRDRDTIGEDKKERIRVVYSKSAFGHPKTVMRLDYEAI
- the fdnG gene encoding formate dehydrogenase-N subunit alpha; its protein translation is MTNGYTDIKNTDMMLIMGGNPAENHPCGFKWAIEAKRTRNAKMIVVDPRFTRTAATADLFLQIRAGADIAFLGGVIRYAIENNRIAHEYLTNYTNAAFVVKEGFKLPEDGLYSGFDPATQVYDKSTWNYQEGGDLSGAAANGSAAHNAAASNPPKIAPPAATPKPAAAGAKPAAPPPPPALPPNVAYDLTLQHPRCVYQLLRQQYSRYTPEMVERITGIPKDQFLKAADLFTSVRKDGDMKKVATIIYAVGWTQHTFGTQIIRTAAMLQLLLGNVGRAGGGVNALRGHSNIQGATDMGGVFDIWPGYLKVPNPNDLDLKTYLDRVTPKPSKPAPWDSFNYWGNTSKFAVSYLKAMYGDAATKENDWAFGYMPKVDRNYSWTYIWDNMYRGAVKGMFAFGMNGVAIGPDSHKNIDALKKADWLVVGEIYPDETSEFWKSPGITTDEMKSINTTVYRLACAGFAEKDGSMTNSSRWLQWKNVALPTPAQARLDQDIVAQIFLKTRELYQKEGGKFPDPILHLTWAYTDPKHPSLGEVAKEINGKALADLNDPNPKSPLVIKKGQQLPGFAWLKDDGSTSCGNWIYSGSWTEAGPQLARRGTEDPSGLGIYQNWAWSWPANRRVLYNRASCDPSGKPWDPERKQVWWSEAAQLWTGNDVPDFKADSNPKDHMGPFIMNPEGIGRIFAPLAAFAEGPFPEHYEPIESPVQNPLHPEHSNNPVVKKFKTPADKYGTVSDGFDIICTTYRLTEHYHYWTKNNPMCVQLIPEPFVEIPVELANDRGINGGDKVKVSSARGVYLAKAFVTKRIKPMMIDGKKTYQIGIPIHQGYRGIQEDEGKNDRTMINLLSPTVNDPNAHTPEFKGFLVKLEKA
- a CDS encoding twin-arginine translocation signal domain-containing protein yields the protein MEATRRDFLKVTALGGTGLLIFGFDLTPAYAQLRELKIARATETRSTCPYCSVSCGVLIYTIGDKAKNVTPQVIHVEGDPDHPINRGTLCPKGASLEQDILNERRLMKPQVRRPGSDHWEDIAWDQAIDEIAHWVKKTRDATFIEKDAAGHTVNRCESIAWIGGCTDTNEFNYLAGKAMRSLGVCYLETQARV
- the acnA gene encoding aconitate hydratase AcnA; this translates as MNSFNSKATLRTGGKEYEIYRLDALDKAGITTARLPYSLRVLLENLLRTENGRSVTADDIKSLAHWDPAAVPSKEIAFTPARVLMQDFTGVPAVVDLAAMRDAMKELGGDPGLINPLLPAELVIDHSVQVDEFGSKQAFSVNAALEFQRNRERYAFLRWGQSAFRNLAIVPPDMGIVHQINLEYLARVVFVNTEKGKAAAYPDTLVGTDSHTTMINGLGVLGWGVGGIEAEAAMLGQPVSMLIPQVVGFRLSGALHEGATATDLVLTVTELLRKTGVVGKFVEFFGPGLSTLPLADRATIGNMSPEYGATCGIFPVDEETLRYLRMTGRSEEQIGLVEAYCKEQGLFHTRQSAEPVYSQVVELDLATVEPSIAGPKRPQDRVPLSQARKSFHDALPSLRKPGSNNNGVRRLESEGGGGTAVGSEDVRHAQKSAVAEMEELSHGSVVIAAITSCTNTSNPSVMVAAGLLAKKAVERGLKTPPWVKTSLAPGSRVVTDYFRKAGLEKYLDELRFNTVGYGCTTCIGNSGPLPAEITQQIAEHDLVVASVLSGNRNFEGRIQSEVRANYLMSPPLVVAYALAGHIEKDLVTEPLGTGKDGKPVYLKEIWPTQKEVAETVLGCIDSEMFRKNYAEIFAGDDLWKSMKVPGGETFAWDPKSTYIKRAPYFDNMPKTPGAVQDIRKARVLAKLGDSVTTDHISPAGSIKPASTAGKYLIEHGVSVGDFNSYGSRRGNHEVMVRGTFANTRLRNLVAPGTEGGVTRHLPDGKPMSIFEASELYKQEGVPLVILAGKEYGSGSSRDWAGKGPSLLGVKAVIAESYERIHRSNLVGMGVLPLQFLSKENADSLGLSGEEVFEISGIASLLNGEFKSGEKVKVSAVQTGGKTVDFQALVRIDTPQEALYYRHGGILQYVLRQLLNKQS